The Algoriphagus sp. TR-M9 genome has a window encoding:
- the ligA gene encoding NAD-dependent DNA ligase LigA: MNQQEAAKRITELSKEINHHNNLYYQESNPEISDFKFDQLLEELIWLETEFPDLLDPDSPSQRVGGTITKEFQTVAHETKMLSLGNTYSQEELIAFDERIVKGLGHTNFEYFCEMKFDGVAISLVYENGRLVRAVTRGDGYRGDDVTANVKTIRNIPLRIKGEGIPAKFEVRGEIFLPLKEFLKINAEREDAGDALLANPRNAASGTLKMQDSSVVAKRRLNCYFYQLLGDEIGVQTHSEAISLIEKWGFNVSQTYRKAGTIQEVIQYIEDWKEQRFTLPVDTDGVVLKVNNYDQREELGFTAKNPRWAIAYKYKAESAESELLSITYQVGRTGAITPVANLSPVSLAGTTVKRASLHNANEIERLDLHEGDYVFVEKGGEIIPKITAVNPERRPAGANPVSYISHCPECGTELARKESEAKHYCPNSESCPPQVLGRIEHFVHKRAMDIDSMGTERIRALIEQGFIGNYADIYELESKKGDLLGLEMSQDQYETEGDGLLYITLEKALFALTEQISFKQIHDFLQAKAEIPLPETLRAFQEQIRLWKKKTAANVGMVEYLINHLKDHKLPKLEDYVPVAVVLEILLGRRVEFDQILQASKTAGTVHGILRKLNLELTSEVSDRIKKLKANTFQDGVISNMMEGIAASKNQPFEKVLFALGIRNIGENTAQLLARHFVSIDRLQAASTEQLLDVNGVGETLVSSIRDFFANTENLEIIDRLKKHGLKFEIEQNETSPLGEQLAGKKILASGKLTHFKRDEIKDTVIAHGGQYISSVSKNLDFIIEGADMGPSKKEKAQKLGVPLISEEEFLKMIGA; the protein is encoded by the coding sequence ATGAACCAACAGGAAGCAGCAAAGCGGATCACCGAACTAAGCAAGGAAATCAACCACCATAACAATCTCTACTACCAAGAGAGCAATCCGGAAATATCGGATTTTAAGTTTGACCAATTACTGGAGGAATTAATTTGGTTAGAAACGGAATTTCCTGACTTATTGGATCCTGATAGCCCCAGCCAGCGCGTGGGCGGCACCATCACCAAGGAATTCCAGACTGTAGCGCATGAGACCAAGATGCTCTCTCTGGGAAACACCTATTCTCAGGAAGAATTGATTGCCTTTGACGAGCGGATCGTGAAGGGACTTGGTCATACCAATTTCGAATATTTCTGCGAAATGAAATTTGATGGAGTGGCCATTTCCCTGGTGTATGAAAACGGACGTTTGGTACGGGCTGTGACCCGGGGTGATGGATATCGGGGTGATGATGTAACGGCAAATGTCAAAACTATCCGTAACATCCCCTTACGAATCAAAGGAGAAGGAATTCCTGCTAAATTTGAAGTACGTGGAGAAATTTTCTTACCACTGAAGGAATTCCTGAAAATCAACGCCGAACGTGAAGATGCAGGTGATGCTTTGCTCGCCAATCCCCGAAATGCAGCCTCAGGCACCCTCAAAATGCAGGATTCTTCTGTGGTCGCCAAGCGTAGATTGAATTGTTACTTTTACCAATTGCTCGGAGATGAAATAGGAGTTCAGACCCATTCCGAAGCTATTTCTTTAATAGAAAAATGGGGATTTAATGTCTCCCAGACTTACAGAAAAGCTGGGACTATCCAGGAAGTCATCCAATACATAGAAGACTGGAAAGAGCAGCGTTTTACGCTTCCGGTGGATACAGATGGGGTAGTTTTGAAAGTCAACAACTACGATCAGCGAGAGGAATTGGGCTTTACCGCCAAAAATCCCCGCTGGGCCATTGCCTATAAATATAAAGCTGAAAGCGCCGAATCTGAGTTGCTGTCGATCACCTATCAGGTAGGTCGCACAGGGGCGATCACTCCAGTAGCAAACCTCTCACCTGTAAGCCTGGCCGGGACCACGGTAAAGCGGGCTTCGCTTCACAATGCCAACGAAATCGAGCGACTGGATCTACATGAGGGGGATTATGTTTTTGTGGAAAAAGGAGGTGAAATCATCCCTAAAATCACCGCCGTCAATCCGGAAAGAAGGCCTGCTGGCGCAAACCCCGTCAGCTACATCAGTCATTGCCCCGAGTGTGGCACAGAGCTAGCGCGTAAGGAAAGTGAAGCCAAGCATTATTGTCCCAATTCAGAGTCCTGCCCTCCGCAGGTTTTGGGACGAATCGAGCACTTCGTGCACAAGCGTGCCATGGATATAGATTCTATGGGAACGGAACGGATCCGTGCCCTGATCGAGCAGGGGTTCATAGGCAACTATGCTGATATCTATGAGTTAGAAAGTAAAAAAGGAGACCTGCTAGGCTTGGAGATGTCGCAGGATCAATACGAAACTGAAGGTGACGGTTTACTTTACATCACCTTGGAAAAAGCACTTTTTGCCCTGACCGAGCAGATTTCCTTTAAGCAAATCCATGATTTCCTCCAGGCAAAAGCTGAAATTCCTTTACCTGAGACACTTCGGGCCTTTCAAGAGCAAATCCGGCTTTGGAAGAAAAAAACTGCCGCCAATGTAGGGATGGTAGAATATCTGATCAATCACCTCAAAGACCACAAGCTCCCAAAGCTGGAAGATTACGTGCCAGTGGCAGTGGTTTTGGAGATTTTGCTGGGCAGAAGAGTGGAATTTGACCAAATCTTACAAGCCAGCAAAACAGCAGGAACAGTTCATGGAATTCTCCGAAAACTCAATCTAGAACTGACCTCAGAAGTAAGCGACCGCATCAAAAAGCTAAAGGCCAATACCTTTCAAGATGGCGTAATCTCCAACATGATGGAGGGAATCGCAGCATCAAAAAACCAGCCCTTCGAAAAAGTACTTTTCGCACTAGGTATTAGAAATATTGGTGAAAATACCGCTCAACTTCTGGCTAGACACTTTGTGAGTATAGATAGGCTTCAAGCTGCCAGTACTGAACAATTGCTCGATGTGAATGGAGTCGGCGAAACCTTGGTGTCCAGTATCCGGGATTTCTTTGCCAATACCGAAAACCTGGAAATCATAGACCGATTGAAAAAGCATGGTCTTAAATTTGAAATTGAGCAAAATGAAACCTCACCACTTGGTGAACAATTGGCTGGAAAAAAGATATTGGCCAGCGGAAAATTAACCCATTTTAAACGGGACGAGATCAAGGACACGGTCATCGCTCATGGCGGCCAATACATTTCTTCAGTTTCCAAAAATCTGGATTTCATCATTGAAGGAGCAGATATGGGGCCAAGCAAAAAAGAAAAAGCCCAGAAACTTGGTGTTCCCTTAATCTCTGAAGAGGAGTTTTTGAAAATGATTGGTGCGTAG
- a CDS encoding RNA polymerase sigma factor, giving the protein MGNNVNLFISNTSKSTKSLHADDLALWRSLAKGNNLGFSSLYQRYANRLFNYGMHICYNRELVKDCIQELFTWIWNKRDELTDVNSVKYYLFKSFRNILVKAINKDRKFTEEPGENHFLEQSVSKEEELMQRELESFQKAKISSALSKITKRQREIVNLRFFNEMSYSEIAAIMGISIASAHNLLSKALQQLKEHI; this is encoded by the coding sequence ATGGGTAATAATGTAAATCTTTTTATTTCCAATACCTCGAAATCGACAAAGAGTTTGCATGCCGATGACCTGGCTTTGTGGCGTAGTTTGGCCAAGGGTAATAATCTGGGATTTTCCAGTCTTTACCAGCGCTACGCCAATAGGCTATTTAATTATGGAATGCACATCTGCTACAATAGAGAGCTGGTGAAGGATTGCATTCAGGAGCTTTTTACCTGGATTTGGAACAAAAGAGATGAGCTGACAGATGTGAATTCTGTAAAATATTACCTCTTCAAATCCTTTCGAAATATTCTGGTCAAAGCAATCAACAAAGACAGAAAGTTTACTGAAGAACCCGGCGAAAACCACTTTTTAGAGCAGTCAGTTTCCAAAGAAGAAGAACTGATGCAGCGGGAGTTGGAGAGCTTTCAGAAGGCTAAAATTAGTTCTGCATTGAGCAAAATCACCAAAAGACAAAGAGAGATCGTAAACCTTCGGTTTTTCAATGAAATGAGCTATTCCGAAATAGCTGCCATCATGGGGATCAGCATAGCTTCAGCACACAATTTGCTCTCAAAGGCACTTCAGCAACTGAAAGAACATATCTGA
- a CDS encoding FecR family protein has translation MSYHHPDYQKFSAEDLAVDPFFKEWVLYSTPEHDEFWIKWQETYPEKAWVLEDARNLVLNLENSKLEMTSEELKGVWDEIQKDVELPSKSLETFRAKKHHWPIAAGVAAVLAIVMSLYWLMLPPEIEYVTGYGETLEITLPDSSTVKLNSNSKLTYVDNWEGQTARELNIEGEAFFNVVHKVDHQPFRVLSSNGVTIEVLGTEFNVYNRSEETEVILNSGLVTLSFPVEEKEGKIVMEPGDLVKFKDKKFKRERVNTSLYTSWKDNILNLDKTSLAEMVKMAKDNYGVTIVVQNKEALALTASGSMPLTDADSFLRQIALIFNVELTKENNKYLIK, from the coding sequence GTGTCTTACCATCATCCTGACTATCAAAAATTTTCTGCTGAGGATCTTGCTGTAGATCCATTTTTTAAGGAATGGGTACTCTATTCTACTCCAGAGCATGATGAGTTTTGGATCAAGTGGCAAGAGACCTATCCAGAAAAGGCATGGGTACTAGAAGATGCTCGTAACCTGGTGCTGAACTTGGAAAACTCCAAATTAGAAATGACATCAGAGGAGCTGAAAGGAGTCTGGGATGAGATTCAGAAGGACGTAGAGCTGCCCTCAAAGTCCCTAGAGACTTTTAGAGCTAAAAAACACCATTGGCCCATAGCGGCAGGAGTTGCAGCAGTTTTGGCAATAGTCATGAGCCTTTATTGGCTGATGCTTCCCCCTGAGATTGAATATGTGACCGGGTATGGAGAAACACTTGAGATTACGTTGCCTGATAGCTCTACGGTGAAACTCAATTCGAATTCCAAACTCACCTATGTGGACAACTGGGAGGGACAGACTGCCCGAGAGCTCAATATTGAAGGTGAGGCATTTTTCAATGTTGTACACAAGGTGGATCATCAGCCATTCCGAGTGTTGAGTTCGAACGGTGTGACCATCGAGGTCCTTGGAACGGAGTTCAATGTATATAATCGATCTGAGGAGACGGAAGTGATCTTGAATTCCGGCTTAGTGACCCTCAGTTTTCCCGTGGAAGAAAAAGAAGGAAAAATCGTGATGGAGCCTGGAGATCTCGTGAAGTTCAAGGATAAGAAATTCAAGCGGGAGCGGGTGAATACCTCCCTTTACACCTCCTGGAAGGATAATATACTGAACCTGGATAAAACCAGCTTGGCTGAAATGGTAAAGATGGCAAAGGATAATTATGGGGTGACCATAGTTGTACAAAACAAGGAAGCATTGGCACTCACCGCTTCAGGATCCATGCCTCTGACAGATGCCGATTCCTTTCTACGCCAGATCGCTTTGATCTTCAATGTGGAACTGACAAAAGAAAATAACAAGTACTTGATTAAATAA
- a CDS encoding SusC/RagA family TonB-linked outer membrane protein: MKKLLLFMCIGCSISWQALAQATDLIASGRTINTAGKASKNYDDLQLSLSKLENDFRVSIAYQDELVRDKKSRVKTETFESVEQGLNLLLQGTGLKYEKAGERFYIISPKKASSGSTAANPQSILVSNRSSGPTLRRNSALKSESSKNTLKRIEVGGKVTDENGMAFPGVNVLLKGTAVGTVSDAAGDFLINVTDENSVLVFSFVGYVSQEIVVGNRTVISVSMQVDESNLEEVVVTALGIEKNAKSLGYATSTVKSDELTVNRTPNVMNALQGKVAGVNISTLGSGPGGTSKIRIRGQSSISGQNNPLIVVNGVPIDNTNFGSNPGNNASDSSIGVRGGGNTSDGGDGLSSINPDDVESMTILKGAAAAALYGSRAKDGVVMITTKSKNDTRGIGVTYNINYTNEASLDFTDYQYEYGQGEQGVRPTTPNPTSGQWSFGEKFEPGMTQMLFDGVTVPYEPVRGIINDFFRNGQNVTNSITLATSSEKGGMSLSFSDLNSKGIVPNNSYNRKTINLGFAYDLTPKFSFRGNFNYSFEENTNPPNIGQQDNTIPVALYNMANSMPLDVLRDNRYDADGNEAVYSRFRNRTNPYFTLSDQFQNIKRDRIFGNIAVKYKFNDWLFIQGRVGEDFWSRDQDYNNFPTGQASRAPAPAGFVNGVYTQEQRRFREINTDFLINANKQFGDLTVNANFGGNHMQRRSDLNSVQVTDFVVRDLYTVQNGRAKDPIYDLNERAVNSLYGSAEFSYKDRLFLTGTVRNDWFSTLSKENRSILYPSVSASWVFTENFTPSGWLNFGKIRAAYAEVGSDADVGAYSNVLFYGINNNLFGGQPVGGPNGTNLPNPNLRPMRIGEAEVGFELSMFQSRVSLDMAFYRKLTTDQIVSAQISDASGFVNTSINSGQSVNKGVEMLLTLVPVENSDFTWESTFNAAYNKTEVLSLLTDTPGERITVGTHVFNGELRQIVGMEMGQVAGFGYRRDEQGRKIFGANGLPLRTTDLLNYGSALPNWVGGWNNSFNYKGVMLSFLIDFKLGNVMLSGTNFNAVRHGLHKMTLEGREGGVVGDGVNEAGEVNTVVAPVQSYWEVVRSQALVEPVIYDGGYWKLRQITLGYDFTKHLPANQPFKSVKLNFVANNVLMIKKWVDNIDPESFGYTSDNLVGMESTGLPSTRGLGFNLNVKF; encoded by the coding sequence ATGAAAAAGCTATTACTATTCATGTGTATAGGCTGCTCAATCTCTTGGCAAGCGCTCGCGCAAGCCACAGATTTAATTGCATCCGGGCGGACTATTAACACTGCTGGAAAAGCCAGCAAAAACTATGATGATTTACAATTAAGCCTGAGTAAGCTGGAAAATGATTTTCGTGTTTCCATAGCTTATCAGGATGAACTGGTACGGGATAAAAAATCCCGGGTCAAAACAGAGACATTTGAATCTGTAGAGCAGGGACTGAATTTGCTACTGCAAGGAACAGGGTTGAAATATGAAAAAGCCGGTGAGCGTTTTTATATCATTTCTCCCAAAAAAGCAAGTTCTGGAAGTACTGCTGCAAACCCCCAATCAATTTTAGTGAGCAATAGATCTTCTGGCCCTACGCTGAGGAGAAATTCTGCACTTAAATCCGAAAGTTCCAAAAACACCTTGAAGCGCATAGAAGTAGGGGGCAAGGTCACCGATGAAAACGGAATGGCGTTCCCCGGAGTGAATGTCTTGCTGAAAGGTACTGCTGTAGGAACAGTTTCAGACGCTGCAGGAGATTTTTTGATCAATGTAACCGATGAAAATTCTGTATTGGTATTCTCCTTTGTGGGCTACGTCAGTCAGGAAATAGTAGTGGGCAATAGGACAGTCATCAGTGTATCCATGCAGGTGGATGAAAGCAATCTGGAAGAAGTAGTGGTGACAGCGCTGGGGATAGAGAAAAATGCCAAAAGCTTAGGATACGCTACCTCTACTGTAAAGTCAGATGAGCTGACCGTAAACAGAACCCCTAACGTGATGAACGCCCTACAGGGAAAAGTAGCCGGGGTCAATATCTCCACTTTGGGATCGGGACCAGGAGGTACTTCTAAGATCAGGATTCGCGGGCAATCTTCTATTTCCGGGCAAAACAATCCTCTGATCGTAGTCAATGGCGTTCCTATAGATAACACCAACTTTGGTTCTAACCCGGGAAACAATGCATCAGACAGCAGCATTGGTGTGCGTGGTGGAGGCAATACCTCTGATGGAGGCGATGGACTGTCCAGTATCAATCCTGATGACGTGGAGTCCATGACCATACTAAAAGGAGCCGCAGCGGCTGCACTCTATGGCTCACGAGCTAAAGACGGAGTGGTAATGATCACTACCAAAAGTAAGAACGACACCAGGGGCATAGGTGTGACTTATAATATTAACTACACGAATGAAGCCTCTTTAGACTTTACAGATTATCAATATGAATATGGGCAAGGGGAGCAGGGAGTGAGACCTACTACACCTAATCCCACTTCAGGGCAATGGTCTTTTGGAGAAAAATTTGAGCCAGGAATGACACAGATGCTTTTTGATGGTGTCACTGTGCCATACGAGCCTGTGAGAGGTATAATCAATGATTTTTTCAGAAATGGCCAAAACGTTACCAACTCGATCACTTTAGCTACTTCTTCCGAAAAAGGCGGAATGAGCCTGTCATTTTCTGACCTGAACAGTAAGGGCATAGTCCCTAACAACAGCTACAATAGAAAGACCATAAACTTAGGGTTTGCTTATGATTTGACCCCGAAGTTTAGTTTTAGAGGTAACTTCAATTACTCATTTGAAGAAAACACCAATCCCCCCAATATTGGTCAGCAGGATAATACCATTCCGGTAGCACTGTATAATATGGCTAATTCCATGCCTTTGGATGTGCTGCGCGACAATAGGTATGATGCAGATGGAAACGAGGCCGTTTACTCTAGGTTCCGTAACAGAACCAATCCCTACTTCACTTTATCAGACCAATTTCAAAACATCAAAAGAGATAGGATTTTCGGGAATATTGCAGTGAAGTATAAATTTAACGACTGGCTGTTCATCCAAGGTAGAGTGGGAGAGGACTTTTGGTCCAGAGATCAGGATTACAATAATTTCCCAACCGGCCAGGCATCTAGGGCACCGGCACCCGCTGGTTTTGTCAATGGGGTGTATACTCAGGAACAAAGAAGGTTTCGGGAGATCAATACAGATTTCCTGATCAATGCCAATAAGCAATTTGGAGACCTGACGGTGAATGCAAATTTTGGTGGTAATCATATGCAGCGAAGATCTGACCTGAATAGTGTGCAGGTGACCGATTTCGTGGTAAGGGATCTTTATACCGTTCAAAACGGTAGAGCCAAAGACCCGATTTATGATCTGAATGAACGTGCTGTAAACTCACTCTACGGCTCAGCCGAATTTTCGTATAAAGATCGACTCTTCCTCACCGGGACAGTCCGGAATGATTGGTTCTCCACTTTGTCTAAAGAAAACAGAAGTATCCTGTACCCTTCCGTATCTGCGAGCTGGGTGTTTACTGAAAATTTCACTCCTTCAGGTTGGTTGAACTTTGGTAAGATCCGGGCAGCCTATGCCGAAGTGGGATCAGATGCAGATGTGGGAGCCTATTCCAATGTGCTTTTTTACGGAATCAATAACAATCTCTTTGGCGGGCAGCCGGTAGGAGGACCTAACGGTACCAACCTGCCCAATCCAAATCTCCGCCCTATGCGGATCGGTGAAGCTGAGGTGGGATTTGAGCTTAGCATGTTCCAGAGCCGAGTGAGTTTGGACATGGCGTTTTACCGCAAGTTAACCACAGACCAGATCGTAAGTGCACAGATTTCGGATGCCAGTGGTTTTGTGAATACCTCGATCAATAGTGGTCAGAGTGTGAATAAGGGAGTAGAAATGCTACTGACTTTGGTACCGGTAGAAAACAGCGATTTCACCTGGGAGTCCACATTCAATGCCGCTTATAATAAAACTGAAGTGTTGAGCTTGCTTACGGATACTCCAGGAGAAAGGATCACTGTAGGTACGCACGTGTTCAATGGTGAACTGCGGCAGATAGTAGGAATGGAAATGGGACAGGTTGCCGGTTTTGGTTATAGAAGAGACGAGCAGGGAAGAAAGATTTTTGGTGCTAACGGATTACCCCTCCGAACGACAGACTTGCTCAATTATGGTTCTGCACTGCCCAACTGGGTTGGTGGTTGGAATAATTCATTCAACTACAAAGGAGTTATGCTATCCTTCCTCATAGACTTTAAGCTAGGCAACGTGATGCTTTCCGGTACCAACTTCAATGCGGTACGACATGGCTTGCACAAAATGACACTTGAAGGTAGAGAGGGCGGAGTAGTCGGAGATGGTGTAAATGAAGCCGGAGAGGTGAATACCGTAGTGGCTCCGGTGCAGTCTTACTGGGAAGTAGTAAGATCCCAGGCACTGGTGGAGCCGGTGATTTATGATGGAGGGTACTGGAAGTTGAGGCAGATTACCTTGGGTTATGATTTTACCAAGCATCTTCCTGCTAACCAGCCTTTCAAGTCTGTGAAGCTGAACTTTGTGGCCAATAATGTGCTCATGATTAAAAAATGGGTGGACAATATTGATCCGGAATCCTTCGGCTATACATCTGATAATCTGGTAGGCATGGAGTCCACAGGGCTTCCTTCTACCCGAGGTTTAGGTTTCAATCTGAATGTCAAATTTTAA
- a CDS encoding SusD/RagB family nutrient-binding outer membrane lipoprotein encodes MKKISKYLLIIIVVLYSSACDSNFDELNTNKVSATSIDPAFQLNAAIVGCAFPNGSLVYDVGVVQQIISPNSGLMTGANFNQDNRTLTQELWQGYYRNVIKNTRDVISQVEEDPSRANLKNMTRIIQAFAFMVLTDEYGSIPYFEGGKGYSDQIYLPVYDSQEAIYADLIKELTEATSALDVTGTVESADILYGGDLNKWKSFGYSLLLRAGMRLSEADPTKAAQVAQTAVQGGVILMNEDNATINHDPNYTNPIGNFLNATEASNFYLTEPFVDYLRSKNDPRLAAIAVTYVGAKSGPEQIPENQTYDAAVHVGIPMGNDNAGAVEAANELGLASFYEFAQADRRRITKNTAPNFLITASQNYLLMAEARQRGWISSGSVEEYYNAGVRAHMNQLGIIDEGSSISPAEITQYLNENPFDPSMAMEQINTQYWVSCFLNGPEAFANFRRTGYPALSPNPYPGREVEFINRLTYPNSEISVNAENVSAAIASQGPDDLGTKVWWDK; translated from the coding sequence ATGAAAAAGATATCAAAATACCTACTAATCATAATTGTGGTACTGTATTCATCGGCTTGCGATAGCAATTTTGATGAGTTGAATACCAACAAAGTCAGCGCTACTTCCATAGATCCGGCATTTCAGTTGAATGCGGCTATAGTAGGCTGTGCCTTTCCTAATGGATCCCTAGTCTATGACGTAGGAGTAGTCCAGCAGATCATTTCTCCAAACTCAGGATTGATGACCGGTGCCAATTTCAATCAGGACAATAGAACGTTGACCCAGGAGCTTTGGCAGGGCTATTATAGAAATGTCATCAAAAATACACGGGATGTAATCAGTCAGGTGGAGGAGGATCCCAGCCGGGCAAATCTGAAAAACATGACACGGATCATTCAGGCTTTTGCTTTTATGGTATTGACTGATGAATATGGTAGTATCCCCTATTTCGAAGGAGGCAAAGGTTACTCAGATCAAATTTACCTTCCGGTTTATGATTCTCAGGAAGCTATTTATGCGGATTTGATTAAAGAACTGACCGAGGCAACTTCTGCATTGGATGTTACCGGAACCGTAGAATCAGCAGATATTCTCTACGGTGGAGATTTGAATAAGTGGAAGAGCTTTGGCTATTCCCTTCTTTTGAGAGCTGGCATGAGACTCAGTGAAGCCGACCCTACTAAGGCTGCTCAGGTGGCTCAAACTGCCGTGCAAGGTGGGGTCATCCTGATGAATGAAGACAATGCTACGATCAATCATGACCCCAACTACACCAATCCCATCGGGAATTTTCTCAATGCTACCGAGGCATCTAACTTCTATCTGACAGAACCCTTTGTGGACTATTTGCGCAGCAAAAATGACCCAAGACTAGCTGCCATCGCAGTGACCTATGTGGGTGCCAAATCCGGCCCTGAGCAAATCCCGGAAAACCAGACGTATGACGCAGCGGTGCATGTGGGCATACCTATGGGTAATGACAACGCCGGAGCAGTGGAAGCGGCTAACGAACTAGGATTGGCGAGTTTCTATGAGTTTGCCCAGGCGGACAGAAGAAGAATTACCAAAAATACCGCTCCCAATTTCCTGATCACAGCTTCGCAAAATTACCTGCTAATGGCAGAGGCTAGACAAAGAGGCTGGATCAGTAGTGGGTCAGTAGAAGAATACTACAATGCTGGTGTAAGGGCGCATATGAATCAACTGGGTATAATAGATGAGGGATCCAGTATTTCCCCGGCAGAAATCACGCAGTATCTGAATGAAAATCCATTTGATCCTAGCATGGCGATGGAGCAGATCAACACGCAGTATTGGGTGTCCTGCTTCCTAAATGGTCCAGAGGCCTTCGCTAATTTCCGTAGAACCGGTTACCCTGCGCTGAGCCCAAATCCATACCCGGGAAGAGAGGTAGAGTTTATTAACCGATTGACGTACCCCAATTCAGAGATTTCGGTGAATGCAGAGAACGTTTCGGCGGCGATCGCTTCCCAAGGTCCGGACGACCTTGGCACAAAAGTATGGTGGGACAAATAA
- a CDS encoding RraA family protein → MTKTYVTLLFLSLIMVESFAQQISREEMLFLTQQWTGERFEDGRPKVSDDILRRMKEVSHDEAWAVMKNEGYRYQYADGWGLMINPDSVLVGRALTATFMPGRPDIHDAIDERGKKEGKRGQNSWPVDLLQQGDVYVVDQFGIHNGGPTIGDNVGNAIYAKSGNGIVYDGAIRDVVGLKEIGGFTSYVASYHPSHHNQPGDLNTMLIGINKPTRIHQVTVMAGDVVLGRDGGVSFIPAHLAEKVVVTSEVVRLRDMFGHQRLREGTYTAGQIDTRWSEEIEKDFSQWLEEHIDELPIAREQIQEILKKRTW, encoded by the coding sequence ATGACAAAAACCTATGTAACCCTATTGTTTCTATCATTAATTATGGTAGAATCTTTTGCGCAGCAGATTTCCAGAGAGGAAATGCTATTTCTTACCCAGCAGTGGACTGGAGAGCGATTTGAAGATGGACGCCCCAAGGTCTCAGATGATATTCTGAGGCGGATGAAGGAAGTTTCGCATGACGAAGCTTGGGCGGTAATGAAAAATGAAGGCTACCGCTACCAATATGCGGATGGCTGGGGGCTGATGATCAATCCCGACAGTGTATTAGTGGGCAGAGCACTTACCGCTACTTTTATGCCCGGCAGACCTGATATCCATGATGCCATAGATGAGCGAGGAAAAAAGGAGGGGAAACGCGGGCAGAATTCTTGGCCTGTTGACCTGCTCCAGCAAGGAGATGTTTACGTGGTAGACCAGTTTGGGATACACAATGGCGGGCCAACTATCGGCGATAATGTAGGCAATGCCATTTATGCCAAGTCTGGGAATGGGATAGTCTATGATGGTGCCATTCGTGACGTGGTAGGACTGAAGGAAATCGGTGGGTTTACATCTTATGTGGCCAGCTATCACCCCTCGCACCACAATCAGCCCGGAGATCTAAACACCATGTTGATTGGTATCAATAAACCTACAAGGATACATCAGGTAACCGTGATGGCGGGAGATGTGGTATTGGGCAGAGACGGTGGAGTGTCCTTTATTCCGGCGCACCTGGCTGAGAAAGTAGTGGTGACTTCAGAGGTAGTACGGCTGCGGGATATGTTTGGGCACCAGCGACTGAGAGAGGGAACCTACACCGCCGGTCAGATAGATACCAGATGGTCTGAAGAGATAGAAAAGGACTTCTCCCAGTGGCTGGAAGAGCATATCGACGAGCTTCCAATAGCTAGAGAGCAGATCCAAGAGATACTAAAGAAAAGAACCTGGTAA